Proteins from one Malania oleifera isolate guangnan ecotype guangnan chromosome 4, ASM2987363v1, whole genome shotgun sequence genomic window:
- the LOC131154340 gene encoding ATP synthase subunit beta, mitochondrial-like — MASRRLLSSLLRTSIRRSPSRSPGVSRGTPSPYSSSRPSPTGFLLTRAVNYATSAAAPAPSSPPAKSDGGFSGKVTDEFTGRGSIGQVCQVIGAVVDVRFEEGLPPILTALEVLDNSIRLVLEVAQHLGEKTVRTIAMDGTEGLVRGQRVLNTGSPITVPVGRSTLGRIMNVIGEPIDERGELKTDHFLPIHREAPAFVDQATEQQILVTGIKVVDLLAPYQRGGKIGLFGGAGVGKTVLIMELINNVAKAHGGFSVFAGVGERTREGNDLYREMMESGVIKLGDKQAESKCALVYGQMNEPPGARARVGLTGLTVAEHFRDAEGQDVLLFIDNIFRFTQANSEVSALLGRIPSAVGYQPTLATDLGGLQERITTTKKGSITSVQAIYVPADDLTDPAPATTFAHLDATTVLSRQISELGIYPAVDPLDSTSRMLSPHILGEEHYNTARGVQKVLQNYKNLQDIIAILGMDELSEDDKLTVARARKIQRFLSQPFHVAEVFTGAPGKYVELKESIASFQGVLDGKYDDLPEQSFYMVGGIEEVITKAEKIAKENA, encoded by the exons ATGGCTTCTCGCAGGCTCTTATCTTCTCTTCTCCGAACATCCATACGCAGATCTCCTTCCAGATCCCCGGGCGTAAGCCGTGGAACTCCATCGCCCTATTCTTCGTCTCGTCCTTCTCCCACTGGCTTTCTCCTCACCCGCGCTGTGAACTATGCCACCTCTGCCGCAGCTCCGGCCCCATCATCGCCGCCGGCGAAGTCCGATGGCGGCTTCAGCGGGAAGGTCACTGACGAGTTCACTGGACGCGGCTCGATCGGGCAAGTGTGCCAAGTTATCGGTGCCGTCGTCGACGTCAGGTTCGAGGAGGGCTTGCCACCGATCCTGACGGCGCTTGAAGTTCTCGACAACTCGATCCGTTTGGTGCTTGAAGTAGCTCAGCATTTGGGAGAGAAAACCGTGAGAACTATTGCTATGGACGGGACTGAGGGGCTTGTTAGAGGACAGAGAGTCCTGAACACTGGTTCTCCCATCACG GTCCCTGTTGGTAGGTCGACACTCGGACGTATCATGAACGTTATCGGAGAGCCTATTGATGAGAGGGGTGAACTCA AGACCGACCATTTTTTACCTATTCATCGTGAAGCTCCAGCATTTGTTGATCAAGCAACTGAGCAACAGATTCTTGTCACTGGAATCAAG GTTGTTGATCTTCTTGCGCCATACCAAAGAGGTGGAAAGATTGGGCTGTTTGGTGGTGCAGGTGTTGGCAAAACAGTGCTTATTATGGAACTTATTAACAATGTTGCAAAAGCTCATG GTGGTTTCTCTGTGTTTGCTGGTGTCGGAGAACGTACTCGAGAGGGTAATGACCTGTATAGAGAAATGATGGAAAGTGGTGTCATTAAGCTTGGGGACAAGCAG GCTGAGAGCAAATGTGCTCTTGTATATGGTCAAATGAATGAGCCCCCTGGTGCTCGTGCCCGTGTTGGGCTTACTGGCTTGACAGTGGCAGAGCATTTTCGAGATGCTGAAGGGCAGGACGTGCTTCTCTTCATTGACAACATTTTCCGTTTTACCCAA GCTAACTCTGAGGTGTCTGCTTTACTTGGCCGTATTCCATCAGCCGTTGGTTACCAACCAACTTTGGCTACAGATCTTGGAGGCCTTCAAGAGCGTATCACTACAACAAAGAAGGGATCCATCACATCTGTCCAGGCTATTTATGTGCCTGCTGATGACTTGACAGATCCTGCTCCTGCAACAACATTTGCTCACTTGGATGCTACAACTGTGTTATCTCGACAG ATCTCTGAGCTTGGTATTTATCCTGCTGTCGATCCCTTGGATTCCACATCCCGTATGCTCTCACCTCATATTTTGGGAGAGGAACACTACAATACTGCTCGTGGGGTGCAGAAAGTCCTTCAAAACTACAAGAATCTTCAAGATATTATTGCCATTTTGGGGATGGATGAACTAAGTGAAGATGACAAGTTGACTGTTGCTCGTGCTCGTAAAATTCAAAGGTTCTTGAGTCAGCCTTTCCATGTTGCAGAAGTCTTCACTGGTGCTCCTGGCAAGTATGTGGAATTGAAGGAAAGCATTGCCAGCTTTCAG GGAGTTTTGGATGGGAAATATGATGATCTTCCTGAGCAGTCATTTTATATGGTGGGAGGAATTGAAGAGGTCATTACGAAGGCAGAGAAGATTGCTAAGGAAAAtgcttaa